The Armatimonadota bacterium genomic sequence ATCGCAGAGGCCAACGGCTGGATCGAGCGGAAGGATGATGGCGAAGCAAGAGCCGCGTTGGTTCGCCTGGGTTTCAGTAACGAAGGCAGCGCCGCGCTCGTAAGCCGGTACGGATCAGCGCGGGTACTTAAGCAGGTCGAATGGCTGCCCTACAGGCACGCCAAAGACCCGATCAGGTTTCTGATCGCCGCCATCGAGCACGGCTACGAGGCGCCGCGAGGCCTTGCCCCACATGTAGAACGCCCGGATACCAGCCAGCCGAAATCTGCGTTGCCATGATCGGCGATCCCTTCGTCCAACTTCCCTCCAGACTCATCGATCGGGTGATGCCTAACGTCACTGACACCGAGTGGCGGGTTTTGTGCGTAGTGGCGCGCGCAACGCTCGGGTGGCGCAACCCTGACGGAACCAAGAAGAGCAGGGACTGGCTGACGCAGAGTCAACTGAAGCGTAGGACGGGCCGGGCTAGCGCAGCGGTAAGTAAAGCGATCGCGGGTCTTGTCGAACGAGGCTTGCTGCGCGTGAGCAGTGAAGATGGACGCAATTTGGATAGCCGCGAAGAACGCCAGCGCAACCACGGTCGAGTCTTCTATGAGTTATCCACAGACGTTCAGCACGATATCGACCGACCATGAGAAGGACCGCTTGGTTGTGTATCATTAAAGCGAACACAGAAATCCAAACACAACAAAATATAGAGATAACAATAGACAATAAGGCGTGGGGATATGTGGATAACTCACCGCACCGCACCGCTTCGCTTGGAATCGCTCGCAAATTAGAGACCAATCGCACGGCAGACCTCCGTGCCTAATCACTGATGAACGCCCTGCGAACAACCGTTTGCCTAATAGCAGGTCTTCGTGTCAGGATGTCTTGCAGAGGCCACAATGGACTCAAGTTGGTGGCAACGAAGGATACTGAGTTTGACCGTTCTAGACTGAAGAGTGGCTATCGGACTCGTAGATGGAGGGTGGATATATATGTCAAGGCGCGCAGTCGTACTGCTTAGCGGCGGGCTGGATTCTACAACGACGCTTGCGATCGCGAAGAACGAGGGGTTCGAGCCGTACGCTCTGACGTTTCGGTACGGGCAGCGCCACGCGTGTGAGATTGACGCGGCGCGACGCATCGCCGTGCAGTTGGGTGCGGCACAACATGTTGTCGCAGAAATCGATCTGCGCGAATTCGGTGGATCCGCCCTCACCGACGATATCGACGTGCCCAAGGGGCGTGATACCGCCGCGATGGCGGACGGCATCCCGATCACGTACGTGCCGGCCCGCAACACCGTGTTTCTCTCCTTTGCGCTGGCCTGGGCGGAGGTCCTTGGGGCCTCGGACATCTTCATCGGGGTGAACGCGTTGGACTACTCCGGTTACCCTGACTGCCGACCCGAGTTCATCGAGGCGTATCAGGCGATGGCGAACCTTGCCACGCGCGCAGGTGTCAAGGGGGGCTCGCGGCTGACCATCCATACACCCCTTATCCAGATGAGCAAGGCGGATATCATCCGCACCGGCCTTTCACTAGGTGTGGACTACGCGGGTACCAGCTCATGCTATGACCCATCCCCAGATGGCGCCGCCTGTGGAGAGTGTGACTCGTGTCTGCTCCGCAAGAAGGGGTTCACGGAGGCCGGACTTCCAGACCCGACGCGTTACAGCAGCGGTGAGGACGAATGAGTTACACCGTCAAGGAGATCTTCTACACCCTCCAGGGAGAGGGGGCT encodes the following:
- the queC gene encoding 7-cyano-7-deazaguanine synthase QueC; its protein translation is MSRRAVVLLSGGLDSTTTLAIAKNEGFEPYALTFRYGQRHACEIDAARRIAVQLGAAQHVVAEIDLREFGGSALTDDIDVPKGRDTAAMADGIPITYVPARNTVFLSFALAWAEVLGASDIFIGVNALDYSGYPDCRPEFIEAYQAMANLATRAGVKGGSRLTIHTPLIQMSKADIIRTGLSLGVDYAGTSSCYDPSPDGAACGECDSCLLRKKGFTEAGLPDPTRYSSGEDE